One stretch of Chitinophaga pendula DNA includes these proteins:
- the rpmF gene encoding 50S ribosomal protein L32: MPNPKRRHSQQRSAKRRTHYKAFAETLSTDSASGEVHLRHRAHWVENKLYYRGKVVLEKQSAETK, from the coding sequence ATGCCAAATCCGAAACGCAGACACTCTCAGCAAAGATCAGCGAAGAGAAGAACGCATTACAAGGCCTTTGCGGAGACTTTAAGTACTGATAGTGCTTCTGGAGAAGTGCATCTGAGACATCGCGCTCATTGGGTAGAGAACAAATTGTACTACAGAGGTAAAGTTGTATTGGAAAAGCAAAGCGCCGAGACTAAATAA
- a CDS encoding sensor histidine kinase, translated as MIDAKEIRLFFLRHGYLLIIAAWLFTFAFLFSNYWSYYSSPQGVKRSLEKSIHQREQSFERLVKDSVTVGRLFSRNYNERELKSLFKKDYFVFAYDSSVGGKWLSFWSSNLLEPDELPDPLKTGSRFVHLKSGYHEVISRRISNNAGHIQYLVGVIPVMLEYSISNNYLVNHFFNKPDLGREYTIDLEPPGIVVQSQHRKTLFYLHYKPGVEVRQPNLLSTVLRVMGCICVLIFFNLFASLIARQRNPVYAFLFLFGIVLFMRILSYVYPFPFNLQALNVFTPLIYAKDEIFRSLGDLLINVLLAFWLLLFFRAHVKTIKPPVLKKQWQVWLVIILASLLMYIVGQFLSELIQSMVIDSKISFDVTDPFSLNEYSIIGAVILGFIAFSFLFFSEVINYLLNELTNFRRRTKYIFLAAVGILWLLFRIHDPNIAYSASMVIWLLVYVVLLDMLAHRFSNSIDTIPFLFWLVLLTITTSAILVYYNNQKEITVRERLAEDLSKQKDPYLEMLMNDVAKKITEDDFIRLFFQEKNSTQLSKSTLENDLREKYFKGYLGRFNVSFYLYDEGGEPIYAADTISWYSFNRRMLVDSEPIGGDLYYNERSFNDYSYIGKKAISSLNGGSVTGYMIYELTPAVVNTQRLYPELLVDGDMYDPEKEYGTAYSYAIYDKGILVANNNDYPFQIKLYPSDVPSEEVTVSAVKGYSQLIYRASKDKVVIIMKENRDFVEFITLFAYMFCLFLLIIIIYKLLDLLVKARMRISNIRALMDISIRKKVHGTIIFVVVFAFLILGVTTILFFINRSESENRERLSKTISEVVVEVEKIFYLQQMFDAVEDMYDPVFQSRLSSAISDIADDRALDINIYDRDGNLQLTTQPLMTEKGLLARKMHPLAYFQLFRQDKIQFIQDERIGTMRYLSGYVPLRSNGEVFAYLNVPYFATQTELNQQISNFLIALINFNAFIFLIAGILALLITSSITKSFSVVIERLRHVNLGQRNDEIEWDKDDEIGALVREYNKMVRKLEVSAARLAKSEREGAWREMARQVAHEIKNPLTPMKLSIQYLQRAIDNDSPNVKELSRNVANTLVEQMDHLANIASDFSAFARIGEAENVVLLLNEVVHSLNDLYQSHPHCEIHFNEPARLCYVFADKTQMNRVFTNLLQNAIQAIPEQRMGHIEIAMEATADEWVVVSVRDNGEGISPEVQSKIFVPNFTTKNSGTGLGLAMCKNIVEHARGEIWFETRLNMGTTFFVKLPLVQGPSGG; from the coding sequence TTGATAGACGCAAAAGAAATACGCTTGTTTTTCCTGCGGCATGGTTACCTGCTTATCATCGCGGCATGGCTCTTCACATTTGCTTTCCTGTTCAGTAATTACTGGTCGTATTACTCCTCTCCGCAGGGGGTAAAGCGTAGCCTGGAAAAAAGTATCCACCAACGGGAGCAGTCCTTTGAACGCCTCGTTAAGGACAGCGTTACTGTCGGGCGCCTGTTCAGCCGTAACTACAACGAGCGGGAGCTGAAGAGCCTGTTCAAAAAGGACTATTTCGTATTCGCATACGACAGCAGCGTTGGGGGTAAATGGCTCTCTTTCTGGAGCAGCAACCTACTGGAACCCGATGAACTGCCTGATCCGTTAAAGACCGGCTCCCGCTTTGTACACCTGAAAAGCGGCTATCACGAAGTGATCTCCCGGCGCATCTCTAATAACGCCGGACATATCCAATACCTTGTAGGGGTCATCCCCGTAATGTTGGAATACAGCATCAGCAATAATTACCTGGTCAACCACTTCTTCAATAAACCCGACTTGGGGAGGGAATATACGATCGACCTGGAACCGCCGGGGATTGTCGTGCAGAGCCAGCACCGTAAAACCTTGTTTTACCTCCACTATAAACCAGGCGTAGAGGTCCGGCAGCCCAATCTGCTCAGTACCGTACTCCGCGTCATGGGATGCATCTGCGTACTGATATTCTTTAACCTGTTCGCTTCCCTGATTGCCCGGCAACGCAACCCGGTATATGCTTTCCTGTTTCTTTTCGGCATCGTGCTGTTCATGCGTATACTCAGTTACGTATACCCTTTTCCGTTTAACCTGCAGGCACTTAATGTATTTACCCCACTGATCTATGCCAAGGATGAGATATTCCGTTCCCTGGGCGACCTGCTGATCAACGTATTGCTGGCTTTCTGGCTGCTGCTGTTCTTCCGGGCGCATGTGAAGACCATCAAGCCGCCGGTATTGAAAAAGCAATGGCAGGTATGGCTGGTGATCATATTAGCCAGCTTACTCATGTACATCGTCGGTCAGTTCCTGTCCGAGCTGATACAGAGTATGGTGATCGACTCCAAGATATCTTTCGATGTGACAGATCCTTTCAGTCTCAATGAATACAGTATCATCGGGGCCGTCATACTGGGCTTTATTGCCTTCAGTTTCTTGTTTTTCTCGGAGGTGATCAACTACCTGCTCAACGAGCTGACCAATTTCCGTCGTCGTACCAAGTATATCTTCCTAGCAGCGGTAGGCATATTATGGTTGCTGTTCCGCATCCATGATCCCAACATCGCTTATTCCGCCAGCATGGTTATCTGGCTGCTGGTGTACGTCGTGCTGCTGGACATGCTCGCCCATCGTTTCAGCAACAGTATAGATACCATCCCTTTCCTTTTCTGGCTGGTGCTGCTTACTATCACCACTTCGGCGATACTGGTCTACTATAACAACCAGAAGGAGATCACCGTGAGGGAGCGCTTGGCCGAAGACCTTTCCAAACAGAAAGATCCTTACCTGGAGATGCTGATGAATGACGTGGCCAAAAAGATCACGGAGGACGATTTCATCCGTCTCTTTTTCCAGGAGAAGAACAGCACGCAGCTGTCTAAATCGACGCTGGAAAATGACCTGCGAGAGAAGTACTTTAAAGGATATCTGGGCCGGTTCAACGTAAGTTTCTATCTGTACGATGAAGGCGGAGAGCCGATCTATGCGGCGGATACTATCAGCTGGTACTCCTTTAACCGCCGTATGCTGGTAGATTCGGAGCCGATAGGAGGAGACCTTTATTATAATGAACGAAGCTTTAACGACTACAGCTATATAGGTAAAAAGGCCATCAGCAGTTTGAATGGCGGCAGTGTGACCGGCTATATGATCTACGAACTGACACCGGCGGTGGTCAACACCCAACGCCTCTACCCGGAGCTGCTGGTAGATGGGGATATGTATGACCCGGAAAAAGAATACGGTACCGCCTACTCGTATGCTATTTATGACAAAGGGATACTGGTGGCCAACAATAATGATTATCCTTTCCAGATCAAGTTGTATCCCAGCGATGTTCCTTCCGAAGAGGTGACGGTGAGTGCGGTAAAAGGATATTCCCAGCTGATCTACCGGGCTTCGAAAGATAAGGTGGTGATCATCATGAAGGAGAACCGTGACTTTGTGGAATTCATCACCCTGTTTGCCTACATGTTCTGCCTGTTCCTGCTGATCATTATTATTTACAAGTTGCTGGACCTGCTGGTAAAAGCGCGTATGCGTATCAGCAATATCCGCGCTCTGATGGATATCAGCATCCGTAAGAAAGTACATGGGACTATCATATTTGTGGTGGTATTCGCCTTCCTGATACTGGGGGTGACGACCATCCTGTTCTTTATCAACCGTTCTGAATCGGAGAACCGGGAGCGGCTGAGTAAAACGATCAGCGAGGTCGTGGTGGAAGTGGAGAAGATCTTTTACCTGCAGCAGATGTTTGACGCGGTGGAGGACATGTATGATCCGGTATTCCAGAGCCGCCTGTCATCGGCGATCAGCGATATTGCGGATGACCGTGCGTTGGATATTAACATTTACGACCGCGACGGCAATCTGCAACTGACGACACAGCCGCTGATGACGGAAAAAGGCCTATTGGCCAGGAAAATGCATCCGCTGGCTTACTTCCAGTTATTCCGGCAGGACAAGATTCAGTTCATCCAGGATGAGCGGATAGGCACCATGCGTTACCTGAGTGGCTATGTGCCCCTGCGTAGCAACGGGGAGGTGTTCGCCTACCTTAACGTGCCATATTTTGCTACGCAGACGGAACTGAACCAGCAGATATCCAACTTCCTCATTGCCCTGATCAACTTCAACGCATTTATTTTCCTGATCGCCGGTATTCTGGCATTACTGATCACGAGCTCTATCACCAAGTCGTTCTCGGTAGTGATAGAAAGGCTGCGGCATGTGAACCTGGGGCAGCGTAACGATGAGATAGAGTGGGACAAGGATGATGAGATCGGGGCGTTGGTAAGAGAATATAATAAGATGGTGCGTAAGCTGGAGGTGAGTGCGGCGCGGCTGGCCAAGAGTGAGCGGGAGGGGGCCTGGCGGGAGATGGCGCGGCAGGTGGCACATGAGATCAAAAACCCGCTGACGCCTATGAAGTTAAGCATCCAATACTTACAGCGGGCTATTGACAATGACTCTCCCAACGTGAAGGAGTTGTCGCGTAATGTGGCCAATACGCTGGTGGAGCAGATGGATCACCTGGCGAATATTGCCTCGGATTTCTCTGCGTTTGCCCGTATAGGTGAAGCGGAGAATGTGGTATTGTTGTTGAATGAGGTGGTGCACTCCCTGAATGATTTGTACCAGAGCCATCCGCATTGCGAGATACATTTTAACGAGCCTGCCCGTTTATGTTATGTCTTTGCGGATAAGACGCAGATGAACCGGGTGTTTACGAACCTGTTGCAGAATGCGATCCAGGCTATCCCGGAGCAGCGGATGGGACATATTGAGATCGCTATGGAGGCGACTGCGGATGAGTGGGTGGTGGTGAGTGTGCGAGATAATGGGGAAGGTATTTCCCCGGAGGTGCAGTCCAAGATCTTTGTGCCGAACTTTACGACGAAGAACTCGGGTACCGGGTTGGGGTTGGCGATGTGTAAGAACATTGTGGAGCATGCGAGGGGGGAGATCTGGTTTGAGACACGTCTGAATATGGGAACGACCTTTTTTGTGAAGTTGCCTTTGGTGCAGGGGCCATCGGGGGGATAG
- the mazG gene encoding nucleoside triphosphate pyrophosphohydrolase produces the protein MENNLAFNRLLEIMDDLREKCPWDRKQTIQTLRQQTIEELYELTDAITGEDWKAIKEELGDLLLHIVFYAKIGAEQKQFDINDVINGICEKLIHRHPHIYGDVKVENEEQVKQNWEQLKLKEGKKSVLSGVPQSLPALIKAMRLQEKAKQVGFEWEHAGQVWDKVKEEMGELEATFQSGNQQEMEDEFGDVLFSLVNYSRFLKIDAENALERTNKKFIRRFQLMEAAAAANGKRLGEMTLDEMDEIWNQVKKGE, from the coding sequence ATGGAAAACAATTTAGCTTTCAATCGCTTACTGGAGATTATGGACGACCTGCGGGAAAAATGCCCCTGGGATAGGAAACAAACCATACAGACCCTCCGTCAGCAGACCATAGAAGAACTGTATGAACTCACCGATGCTATCACCGGTGAAGATTGGAAAGCTATTAAAGAAGAACTGGGCGACCTCCTCCTGCATATTGTTTTTTACGCCAAGATCGGCGCCGAACAGAAACAGTTCGATATCAATGACGTGATCAACGGTATCTGCGAAAAGCTGATCCATCGTCATCCCCATATTTATGGCGATGTAAAAGTGGAGAACGAAGAACAGGTAAAACAGAACTGGGAGCAGTTGAAGCTGAAAGAGGGCAAAAAGTCTGTCCTCAGCGGCGTACCACAATCGCTTCCTGCGTTAATCAAAGCCATGCGGCTACAGGAAAAAGCTAAACAGGTGGGTTTCGAATGGGAACATGCCGGCCAGGTATGGGATAAGGTAAAAGAGGAAATGGGCGAACTGGAAGCTACTTTTCAAAGCGGCAATCAGCAGGAGATGGAAGATGAATTTGGGGACGTCCTGTTTTCCCTTGTCAACTACAGCCGGTTTCTGAAGATAGATGCAGAAAACGCATTGGAACGTACCAATAAAAAGTTCATCCGCCGCTTTCAGCTGATGGAAGCTGCCGCTGCCGCCAACGGTAAACGCCTGGGAGAAATGACCCTGGACGAAATGGACGAGATATGGAACCAGGTCAAAAAAGGAGAATAG
- a CDS encoding YceD family protein encodes MKSLREFDIAFVGLKPGVHTYQYQITDSFFEDYGPQDFSNCDATVKLQFDKKSNFFLLKFEVGGTVNVLCDRCGEPFQLQLWDDFDQVVKLVENPDELNTDEDPDVTYISKTESHLNVADWIYEFINLSIPMQRIHPDGPDGKSGCNPKVLEMLDKMNQQNAAQSNPIWKGLDKFKDN; translated from the coding sequence ATGAAATCGCTCCGAGAATTTGACATAGCTTTTGTTGGGCTGAAGCCCGGAGTGCATACGTATCAGTATCAGATCACGGATAGTTTCTTTGAAGACTATGGACCTCAGGACTTTAGCAATTGTGACGCTACCGTAAAGCTGCAATTTGACAAAAAGAGCAACTTCTTTCTGTTGAAATTTGAAGTAGGCGGTACAGTAAACGTACTTTGTGATCGTTGCGGAGAGCCATTTCAGTTACAACTATGGGATGACTTCGACCAGGTAGTCAAACTGGTGGAAAATCCCGATGAGCTGAATACAGATGAAGATCCGGATGTAACTTACATCTCTAAAACGGAATCTCACCTGAATGTGGCAGACTGGATTTATGAATTCATCAATCTCAGTATCCCCATGCAGCGCATCCACCCTGACGGACCTGACGGCAAAAGCGGGTGTAATCCCAAAGTGCTCGAAATGCTGGACAAAATGAACCAGCAAAACGCAGCACAAAGCAATCCAATCTGGAAAGGATTGGACAAATTTAAAGACAACTAG
- a CDS encoding Tex family protein, with protein sequence MNTKHIALISTELGISARQAENTMNLLSEGSTVPFISRYRKEVTGSLDEVQIGRIEDLQKRYKEVDERREFIIKTITEQEKMTPELQEKLEGTWVLAELEDIYLPYKPKRKTRATAAIEKGLEPLAKILLEQQDAAPATTAQQFINEQVASGDEALKGARDIIAEWINENAELRDKLRKLFTHTAVLTSKVIEGKETEGDKYKDYFEFQEELKAIPSHRVLAIFRGESEGFLYATITPVEEEALSIINKQFVTGNNASSEQVTKAATDAYKRLLRPSLENEFRAVAKEAADGEAIDVFAENLRQLLLAAPLGPKPVIAVDPGYRTGCKVVALDEQGNMQANDVIYPLEKNYKRDDAEQLLKQWVKQYDISAIAVGNGTAGRETEEFLKKIDFGKKINVFMVNESGASVYSASEVAREEFPDHDVTVRGAVSIGRRLIDPLAELVKIDPKSIGVGQYQHDVNQSSLKQSLDRIVVSCVNMVGVNLNTASKHLLAYISGLGPSLAENIVKYRKENGAFSNRSQLKKVPRLGEKAFEQCAGFLRIEHGDNPLDNSAVHPERYNVVEEMASKQQCSVQELLSQDELRKKINLKDYVKEDVGLLTLEDILKELDKPSRDPRDEISIFEYAEGIHKIEDVKPGMVLPGVVTNITNFGAFVDIGVKQDGLVHISHLSNKFVSNPNEAVKLNQKVQVTVLEVDAARKRISLSMKDSEAPAQRREPRRDNRDKPAKGGAQPLNDFQAKLQELKKKFN encoded by the coding sequence ATGAATACCAAACACATTGCGCTTATTTCAACAGAACTCGGTATTTCGGCCAGGCAAGCGGAGAATACGATGAACCTGTTGTCTGAAGGATCTACCGTACCCTTTATCAGCCGTTACCGGAAAGAAGTAACCGGTAGCTTGGATGAGGTGCAGATAGGCCGTATTGAAGATCTGCAGAAACGTTACAAAGAGGTAGATGAACGTCGTGAGTTTATCATCAAAACTATCACCGAGCAAGAGAAAATGACCCCTGAGCTACAGGAGAAACTGGAGGGCACCTGGGTACTCGCTGAGCTGGAAGATATCTACCTGCCGTATAAACCAAAACGTAAGACCCGCGCTACTGCGGCGATCGAAAAAGGCCTGGAACCCCTGGCCAAAATATTACTGGAACAGCAGGACGCTGCGCCTGCCACTACCGCCCAACAGTTCATCAACGAGCAGGTAGCTTCCGGCGACGAAGCGCTGAAAGGCGCCCGTGATATTATCGCGGAATGGATCAACGAAAATGCAGAGCTGCGTGATAAACTGCGCAAGCTCTTTACCCATACCGCCGTACTTACGTCCAAAGTGATAGAAGGCAAGGAAACGGAAGGAGATAAATACAAAGACTACTTCGAGTTCCAGGAAGAGCTGAAGGCAATCCCCTCTCACCGCGTACTGGCTATCTTCCGCGGCGAGTCTGAAGGTTTCCTTTATGCCACCATCACACCGGTGGAAGAAGAAGCGCTGAGTATTATCAATAAACAATTTGTAACCGGCAACAATGCCAGCAGTGAGCAGGTAACCAAAGCAGCAACCGATGCTTACAAGCGCCTGTTACGCCCTTCCCTGGAGAACGAGTTCCGCGCGGTAGCCAAAGAAGCCGCCGACGGTGAAGCGATCGACGTGTTTGCAGAAAACCTCCGTCAGCTATTGCTGGCGGCACCGCTGGGTCCTAAACCGGTTATCGCCGTAGACCCCGGTTATCGCACCGGCTGTAAGGTAGTAGCCCTGGACGAACAGGGGAACATGCAGGCCAACGACGTGATCTACCCCCTGGAGAAAAACTACAAGCGGGACGACGCAGAACAGCTGCTGAAACAATGGGTGAAACAATATGATATCAGCGCCATTGCCGTGGGTAATGGTACTGCAGGCCGTGAAACAGAAGAGTTCCTGAAAAAGATCGACTTCGGTAAAAAGATCAATGTATTCATGGTCAATGAAAGCGGTGCATCCGTATATTCCGCTTCAGAAGTTGCCCGCGAAGAATTCCCTGATCATGACGTTACCGTTCGTGGAGCCGTATCTATTGGTCGCCGCCTAATCGACCCACTGGCAGAATTGGTGAAGATCGATCCTAAATCCATCGGAGTAGGTCAGTATCAGCACGATGTGAACCAATCCAGCCTGAAACAAAGCCTGGACCGTATCGTAGTAAGCTGCGTGAATATGGTAGGTGTAAACCTGAATACCGCTTCTAAACATCTGCTGGCTTATATTTCCGGTCTGGGTCCTTCCCTGGCGGAAAATATCGTTAAGTACCGTAAAGAAAACGGCGCTTTCAGCAACAGATCGCAGCTGAAGAAGGTACCCCGCCTGGGAGAAAAAGCATTTGAACAATGTGCGGGCTTCCTCCGTATCGAACATGGCGACAACCCGCTGGATAACTCAGCCGTACACCCGGAACGATATAACGTGGTAGAGGAAATGGCGAGCAAACAGCAATGTAGTGTACAAGAACTGCTGAGCCAGGACGAGCTCCGCAAGAAGATCAACCTGAAAGACTACGTGAAAGAAGATGTAGGACTGCTGACGCTGGAAGACATCCTCAAAGAGTTGGACAAACCCAGTCGTGACCCCCGTGATGAGATCTCTATCTTTGAATATGCAGAAGGTATACACAAGATCGAAGATGTAAAACCAGGTATGGTATTACCGGGTGTGGTAACCAACATCACCAACTTCGGTGCTTTTGTGGATATCGGCGTTAAGCAGGATGGCCTGGTGCATATCTCCCACTTATCCAACAAGTTCGTAAGTAACCCCAACGAGGCGGTGAAACTGAACCAAAAAGTACAGGTGACAGTATTGGAAGTAGATGCGGCACGTAAACGTATCTCTCTTTCCATGAAGGACAGCGAAGCACCTGCACAGCGTAGGGAACCCCGCCGGGATAACCGCGATAAGCCAGCCAAGGGCGGTGCACAACCGTTAAACGACTTCCAGGCAAAACTGCAGGAACTGAAGAAAAAATTCAACTAG
- a CDS encoding ATP-binding response regulator translates to MEKPSILDLSPVVHLRHSGAAILVTDHLHRPVWGSRALLESPLLKGQVPYILHQPFRSVLRLLLPLIAEPARFEGQLSRLRSTRAPLQGWPFTLREGSLFQLDFSPVWAAGSYRGSIWTFTRLSGTPPVPERPAMQVAGDGQGWPEKLAERVLDVRTPLSVISGMVHLLDETLLDEQQREYLKLLRHSSGILQALVTDMLNIAGSTGDEQPVHQREFDPVELIGSLLHTFRIKLGQRPIRISASMDARLQNVLVGDDILLNQIMMSLLGNAERLTVEGEIVVTVSMEGAPGGKRWLRCRVSDTRPPALGAEAPHLQPWYPAIARQLARHGGTINREEWHGYQVSYSFTLPFLDTGKRTAAANVLAAKRQRRRQVNFAAAKVLVIEDNGMNLRYVISLLEKYKLDYQLATNGLDALYFLNSRQYDLILLDIKLTGGDSLELVSRIRGDERLPNVATPVIGTAAGTPEDTLAAARSAGITDILIMPYTPDQLLQILNKYLNEDETALIMEEVQPTNGFEFHRELDVKYLNTLYENNIAYAADLFEIFLRTIREEVKKLEVLVANSDWEQLRFSIHKLKPNFAMVGLTWTSNNMQVLENMLRGNEEYDAVTIERLFSSINADMQQYYPIVADEYERMKSYMEREQ, encoded by the coding sequence ATGGAGAAACCTTCCATATTAGACTTGTCCCCTGTAGTGCATCTGAGACACTCTGGGGCAGCCATATTAGTTACTGATCACTTACACCGGCCGGTATGGGGTAGCCGTGCATTGCTGGAGTCGCCTTTGCTGAAGGGGCAGGTGCCTTATATCTTGCACCAGCCGTTCCGGAGCGTATTGCGCCTATTGTTGCCACTAATAGCAGAGCCTGCCCGTTTTGAGGGGCAGCTGAGCCGGCTGCGCAGTACCCGGGCGCCTTTGCAGGGCTGGCCTTTTACGCTCCGGGAGGGATCATTGTTCCAGCTGGACTTTTCGCCGGTATGGGCAGCGGGCAGTTATCGGGGCAGTATCTGGACTTTTACGCGATTGAGTGGGACTCCGCCTGTGCCGGAACGGCCGGCAATGCAGGTGGCCGGCGACGGCCAGGGCTGGCCGGAGAAGCTGGCGGAGCGGGTGCTGGATGTGCGGACGCCGCTGAGTGTGATCTCGGGGATGGTGCACCTGCTGGATGAGACGTTGCTGGATGAGCAGCAGCGGGAGTACCTGAAATTATTGCGTCATTCGTCGGGTATATTACAGGCGTTGGTGACGGACATGCTGAACATTGCCGGCAGTACGGGGGATGAGCAGCCGGTACATCAGCGGGAATTTGACCCGGTGGAGCTGATCGGGTCTTTATTGCATACTTTCCGGATAAAACTGGGGCAGCGGCCTATACGTATATCTGCCAGTATGGATGCCCGCCTGCAGAACGTACTGGTTGGCGATGATATATTGCTGAACCAAATCATGATGAGTTTGTTAGGTAATGCGGAGCGGCTGACGGTGGAGGGGGAGATTGTGGTAACGGTATCTATGGAGGGGGCACCCGGTGGTAAGCGCTGGTTGCGGTGCAGGGTTTCCGACACGCGCCCGCCGGCGTTAGGGGCGGAAGCGCCGCATCTGCAGCCCTGGTATCCGGCTATTGCCCGGCAGCTGGCGCGTCATGGCGGTACTATTAACAGGGAGGAGTGGCATGGTTACCAGGTGAGTTATTCCTTTACCTTACCTTTTCTCGATACTGGTAAGAGAACGGCAGCTGCCAATGTGCTGGCTGCGAAACGCCAACGGAGGAGGCAAGTCAACTTTGCAGCGGCTAAAGTGTTGGTCATAGAGGACAATGGCATGAATCTTCGGTATGTCATCAGCTTGCTGGAGAAATATAAACTGGACTATCAGCTGGCTACAAATGGGCTGGATGCATTATATTTCTTAAATTCAAGGCAATATGATCTTATATTGCTGGATATTAAGCTAACTGGCGGAGATAGCCTGGAGCTGGTAAGTCGCATACGTGGGGACGAGCGTTTACCGAATGTTGCCACACCAGTCATAGGAACGGCAGCGGGCACTCCGGAAGATACGTTGGCGGCTGCACGAAGTGCCGGGATCACAGATATTCTTATAATGCCCTATACACCGGATCAACTTTTGCAGATACTGAACAAATACTTAAACGAAGACGAAACAGCACTCATCATGGAAGAAGTACAACCTACCAATGGCTTTGAATTCCACCGCGAACTGGATGTAAAGTATCTTAACACTTTGTACGAGAATAATATTGCCTATGCCGCCGACCTGTTTGAAATATTCCTGCGAACGATCCGGGAAGAGGTTAAGAAGCTGGAGGTATTGGTAGCCAATAGTGACTGGGAGCAATTACGTTTTTCTATCCACAAGTTGAAGCCCAATTTTGCGATGGTGGGATTGACCTGGACCAGCAATAATATGCAGGTGCTGGAGAATATGCTGCGCGGCAACGAGGAGTACGATGCCGTTACGATCGAGCGCTTATTTTCTTCTATCAATGCGGATATGCAGCAATATTACCCTATTGTAGCAGATGAATATGAACGTATGAAGAGCTATATGGAGCGCGAACAGTGA
- the plsX gene encoding phosphate acyltransferase PlsX: MRIGLDMMGGDYAPLEAVKGVKLFFDDNVATEVHLVLIGDEQIIIPLLNEAQIDQSRYSVVHSSQIIGMNEHPTKALKEKQQSSIAIGFHLLQNGKIDAFISAGNTGAMMVGTFYSIKAIPGIQRPTISTPVPRENGSFGLLLDVGINADCKPENLAQFALLGSLYSQHILRVDNPRVGLLNIGEEEGKGNLLAQATYPLLKEQSQINFIGNIEGRDVFTDKADVIVCEGFTGNVVLKLAESFHSIAASRGIKDEYIDKFDFESYGGTPVLGVSHPVIIGHGISKGVAFKNMVVLAQQMIDSKLLDKIRESFVAKEEEKPSSN, translated from the coding sequence ATGAGAATCGGGCTTGATATGATGGGTGGCGACTACGCTCCCCTCGAAGCAGTAAAAGGAGTAAAATTATTTTTCGACGACAACGTTGCAACAGAGGTGCACCTTGTACTCATCGGGGATGAACAAATCATTATCCCGCTGCTGAACGAGGCGCAAATCGACCAATCAAGATATTCAGTGGTTCATTCATCCCAAATCATTGGGATGAATGAACACCCTACCAAAGCACTAAAAGAAAAGCAGCAATCTTCCATTGCCATCGGCTTTCACCTTTTACAGAATGGTAAAATAGATGCCTTCATCAGTGCCGGTAACACCGGTGCCATGATGGTAGGTACCTTTTATTCCATCAAAGCAATACCAGGGATTCAACGCCCAACGATCTCTACCCCCGTTCCAAGGGAAAACGGATCGTTTGGCCTCTTGCTGGATGTAGGTATCAATGCAGACTGTAAACCAGAAAATCTAGCCCAGTTTGCCTTGTTAGGTTCCCTCTACTCCCAACACATCCTCCGCGTCGATAATCCCAGAGTAGGATTACTCAACATCGGAGAAGAAGAAGGTAAAGGTAACCTGCTGGCGCAAGCCACCTACCCGCTGCTGAAAGAGCAGTCACAGATCAACTTTATAGGTAATATCGAAGGCCGGGATGTTTTCACAGACAAAGCAGATGTGATCGTATGTGAAGGCTTTACCGGTAACGTCGTACTCAAACTGGCCGAGTCGTTCCACAGCATCGCTGCCTCACGAGGCATCAAAGATGAGTACATCGACAAATTCGATTTCGAATCCTATGGCGGTACCCCCGTACTGGGTGTCTCGCACCCCGTAATAATCGGTCACGGTATCTCCAAAGGCGTCGCCTTTAAAAACATGGTCGTACTCGCTCAGCAAATGATTGACTCGAAGCTCCTGGATAAAATCAGAGAGAGCTTTGTTGCCAAAGAAGAAGAAAAACCTTCTTCCAACTGA